The segment ggtggggacCAAACTTAGCATATAGTGTATAAGTGTAAATCATTTAAGTAACATTTTCCTtaatgcttttgatactaacTAACTTTAAAGTAATTGGATACTTATAGGGAGCAGGTctgtcttttaccaaaattggaaatggggtaggggtttggtatcagggtggggtcaaatggtcatagtgattacaTATGTATGTTTGCAAATGGACATTGTTTAAGTGTGTCTTCTTTTCAATAACTACCTTTCCAATGGGATCCATTTTTCACATTGCAGCACGAGTTATCCCCTCCAATACAGAGGGCGCACAGCACGTTGAGGTCCTCAAGTGATTGCATCATTATAaggaatatatagaaaatttaccatTTCTTATTGTAATTAAGTGCCAGTAGAGGAATTTTTATAGAAATTGTTTCCAGGTGTCTGttattatatttcttatttttacatattcaaGTTTTGGTATTAATTGTATCATAACTTGGACAgaattaaacatcaaatacTGGAGGTAGGtctataccccctccccccttcaaTTTGATGAAAGGTATATTCTAAAAAGTGTTCTCtgtaaaatcgaagaaactagACCTTAATTATGATTTGTAATACCATTTTCTAACTCCATAACTTGTTATTTTGTCAATGGAAACACAGTTTAATAGTCATTGgtgttacataaaaatatacagcAAATTTCAATAGTCCAAGACAATTGTCAAATGGAATATGCATTGCAATGATCCCAAAAGTCgcaatttcttttctttttttaaattgtagaaAGTTATAACATTAAGCATTTATCCATTGTcttttcttgagaaaattgtAATGTCAGTGGTATAACAAATTTAGTCAATAGTGTAACACTTGAAATATCTGATATGAATTGCAGATCAGGTGTATAGAAATTAGTTGTTTACAAAATGTGTTCTGTAGTATTGTGTGTTGTACGTAATGTGAAATTATTATCGTGCTTACTGGATAGTTCAGTGGATAATTCACACCCATACCCACTCACCGTCTCTTGCTGTCTATTGTATTTTACTATAattcataggcgtagcttgggttcgaatattaccgaggcaggggtctgcccccccccccccccccccccccaagaagctatcgacattttaacaacgtaaaaggtgttttttggggtttttttttaccgaggcagctgcctcggttgcctcaatggaagctacgccactgtaaTTTACGCTTACAGTACCTATATGTtacatatgtttgatataaacATAAATTAGAAAAGGGTTTATAAACCTGGTTGGTTTCCATATACGTTTATGTTACATTGATCGAGATGTATTGATCTTGGACCTCTAGGCATATTATTATTAATCCGGCTAGATGTTACTGTGATGTTGCTGAAAATACGATGTCTTTCTGTAGATACTATTAGCTAATAATAACTCAATTCAACTTGCATAAAAGAATAATTGAATTTACTAAATCATGACCTTAGTGTCCTAGATGAATGATAAAAAATTTGGTTGTTAAAGTTTAATCCCTCTAAAACTGAGACCCCATTTAATGGATTGCATAAACAACGAAATTTTCCGTATATTCCCTTCATGTTTCACCCACGATGTCAAAATTCAACACTTAGTACTAAACAAATTAGGAAGTCGAATTCAATCAGTGCACATATAatacacttttttttaaaattcacggAAATTGTTATCATCCGTGCAAAATGAATCCGTGATTTGTATTATTTATCAAGCCACGgacagattttttttcagtCACGGATACCATATAGTTTAcggaaattctgtaaattgaaaaatgtatatgaaataacgataatatacttgtaatatgaaagaaatatagtCTTCCGTCTGTAAATTTCACATGTTTACAATGTGATGAAGGAACCACAGAAATATTGCATACAAATCACGGACAGATTTTTCTTTCCAGTCACGGATATACCAAAGTTTAcggaaattctgtaaattgaagaatttatatgaaataatgataaaatacttatacatgtttattataatgTAATGAAGGAATCACGGAAATATTGCATACAAATCACGGACAAATGTTTGTGACGAAACAACTacggtgacgtcacaatgcactgaaaATTTCTGTGACTGATAGATTCTAACTACATATTCCCTGGGGTGTAACAAAACAATTCAAAGTATGTTCGAAGTCACAaatctataatttaaaaaatgcacgGACAATTTTATTATCCGTGCAAAATGAATCcgtgatttgtactattttttctATCTCCGTGCATCCGTGCGTCCGTCACTTGTCCGTGTTTTGTAAATGGCGTCTAAAACTAATTAAAGCTGTACATTTTTCATCGAATAAGAACATTGATCCTCagaaattatttttccaaaactGTCAGTTGTAGTATGTGCCAGTGCATAGACATTTAAGATTGTTTCATGCGATTTGGGCTGGGCCcagtttataaataaaataacaagtacggcttacaaaaaaaaccaaaaaaactaGGTCttcttaaaaaatttaaattcaccTTAGGAAGAAACACTAGCTCTTTCAAAAATGTACACTACTTTCATAAGACCAGCTTTAGAATATGGCTTTGTATACTTTCCATATGTATCTCGTCTGTTGgaatataattcataccaaacTGAGACAcgcatgtattttgaattatgatttttataaacGCAATATTGTCGATTCTCCATTATGTTCCTGCACCAGTCCATGGCATGCGTGAAGATGCATAtcactttttctttatttgtaagaaatattcaattgctagatacaaattaataaataaattgcTTAGGTTAAATGATTTGGTTATTATTGATACACATTTTCTACTTTGCGGTGATAATGTCTTATTAACCGAATTGAATAATTGTATTTTCTCCTATGTTCAGACGTATATTCATGAAACCTAAAAATTTGGCTGTTGATCATATCATAATGGAATGCTACATATCAACATAAAGAGGAGAAATTCCTCTATCTAAAACATTTAGAAAGtgaaaaagtaatatttttCACTTAAGGGTGGTTTTTGCTTGACGGTAATCATATTCCATTGTTTATCTATAGAACACTTACCATTTATGTATTTCctgtatattatttttaatgacagttgtgtgttgtaacatgtATTAGATTATAAGGAGAACTCGCAAGTTGTACGAACTTGCTTCTGATccatttgtatatattatatacaataaaatacgtGCACATCACTTGATCACAACTTAACAACTTTCTGATCAAATAAGTAAGCATATTGCATAAATTTCAGTTCTGCTTTGGGTAGAAGTGCCCCGGGATATTTTATATAAACCTACATGACCGTCTCTTGCTACCCTCTGCAGCAGGTTATACTCCACAGACACAGTTTGTGGATAGGGATGTTTTGCATTTGCATTAATTTAGATATTAGTATATATAGGTCTATATCTActatgtgctctctctctctctctctctctctctctctctcttaatcGTATAGCCCAGGCCTGTAGGTCAAATTCTCATTTCTCATCAACAAACATGTACAAAACGGAGAATTTCTAACATTTCGTTTATATAgatcataattatatatacagttgtatcttagctttgtatgaataatgttgatatattgttttccaaaagagtaatatgatggtggtcttgtaatgtctgttatcatatttttacggaatgaattgattgagatggcttctctggcttctacatttaataaattccactgTTTTACAGAGTCGATCATATGGTTGAATGTTATGCCCGTTTGGGCCCTACTTTGGAATGAATAAATCATATAAgaatttttgcagttttaaagcatcaactctttttctgaaagttttaactagatattcactcaatttgacagtTACTGGTCAACAACCAATCTTATTTgttaaggtggatcgatcctcatatgactatcaatattaatggttaaaagtgaaaaaattgtattaatttccactcaatatagtttaatttaatcaataaccaacgaaaatgtgtatgttgccacctttttaaagatgtcagacatacaaaaacagaaatatatatcaacataaaaaaatcacacattttcgttaaacagaataatgaaaattgattttaaaaattaaacttgctgaaatgacaaatttcaaatgtcaacagtttaagaaaatGCTAATTAAGtgatatatgaaaattaattgtggatattagggaaatcattgtgtcatagatatgcagtagaggaaattccagcataggagttattgcccttgacaacatttttaaaattataaataattgattatctatggaaaataaaaactttttcaatatcaaaagtttaccagaattttcatttcattcagtaaatgaaattcctctgaaagatatatttctaccatgcgcaaaatttaatttaataaatattttgcaaaaacctacatgtgtgacatcacatgaggatcgatcaaccttaaatagttataaaaattttgttgagTTATAAAATGAGAATTAGAATATTTATTCAACCTATTTGGGCCTACAGAGGAGCATTATGATGCATAAAGTAAAAAATCACACAATTTTAAACAAAGGAAAACAAAGAGGAAAGCAAACAAAACATATTGCACTGCATGGTGAACAGAGAATTAGCCGTCAAATCTATCAATGTGTgaaatacacacaaaatatatgcaCTGATAGTAACTATGTTGCAGTAATCAACTTGCATGGTATTATAAATGAGAGGGGggaaaatgtatacatgttacATCGGGTTCAGTAATCTGAATATTCTGAATTCATTGGCGGCGAGGGTGAAATGAGTctcatttattattttaatttattttgattttactcCTATACAGAGGTAAAGTTTCAAAGAATATGAAATCAATAATGTTGATTTGTTATAATTCAATCGAAATAACCATTGGATGGGGTTGAAATAGTGACAAATTACAGTGGCTTTGTGTAGCTGTGTGGATCGTTTGCGGTTTAGGCTGTAAAATGACTTGGTCACTTGGTGCTATAagattcaaataaaatgatgttaCCAGgatcattttattttcttataggTTAATTTACACTTCAATAATATACTTCATCTTGGTAAATGATAATGTATCCATTTATCCGGAAGTCCTCAGCTTTTATTAAATAGATTCTGACTTGTTGATActgctatatatattaattattataGCCTAAGTTTGAGTATTGTATTTTGATTCTGTGTCCAAACATAAGCCTTGGCATCAATTTTGACTTTAATGTTACGAAGCTGTCTTTCCATGGAATTAAAGGCCATTTACAAAACACGGACGCACTGTAGAACAAATCATGGATTGATTTTGCTTTTGCATGGATGATAAAAAATGTCCGTGCATCTCCGtggatttaaaattaaaaagtgTTGATTAATAGTATTGTCCGTGCGATATATTACATGTTATAGACTAATATGTGTCATAGATCTAGCTGCAAAAATAACACAAAACGCAGTCCTCGTTAAGaattgcaacaacaaaaaagtaaTTATGTCACAGTATCATTTACAAACTCTTACAATCCATACATttgattgtttttttatttctttgtttaatACTAAGTGTCAAATTTTGACACCATGGATGAAACCTCTGGCGACACTTTGTACAATTAAACACGAATCCATATTCAGGCATTCTACAAGTATAAAACTAACTGTAGGCGCTTGCAAGAAGACAAAGACAATTTAcggaaaaattcatttcttatatgtACAATACATAAAGTGGAGTCTCGTTACTTCAGTCATTTCCAGTATTCTGTACACGGATGTGCAATTACTGATGCCTGGGGCTACTGATTTTAGAGGTCGGGCATATGTATATGCATTGTATATTAACGGGAATAGTCAGCTCAATGACAACTATTGTtagattttcaaagttttttttcctCTATTTCCTTAAAGttttatttgttaaaaaatataacTCACTATGAAGCACTTCACAACGTTTAACACCTGTAAATAGCAGTGTTTCTCTGTTTGCTCTGTCCTCAATTTGGTTATCTTTACATTTTCCTTTTCACTAAACAATTACAAAGAGAAAATGTTAGATATATACAGTTGACAACACTGTATGACTTGTACTTTGATGAAGAGAAAAGTCTCATGTATTGCAAATATATTGCGAAATCCAAAGATCCAGGAAAAATTATAACTATTCTGAACTTGAAGGGTGTTCTCATTCCATGTAGAAAGTATGAAATGCCATACAATAATAATTAAACTGAGTCATTCACTACTTGGCCAGAAGCTATCAAACAAATTGTTTAATAATAAAAGATATGAAACTGACCAGTGtttgcataaaaatatttcaatttgcaTATATCAACTCCATTTTAGTTGTTTTGTTGTGTGTTTGTGacaacaaatatttcaaataaggCAAGAGGATGAGAAGCACATATGTAATATGTGTTCAACAGtccaaacattttttaaaattgttttggacTTCTCGCAGTAATATATATGCTtaataatatacaattttggCAGCGTCACAATATGAACATACGCAAAATTTTTAGACGGAAGACTAAAATTCTTTCATTATACAAGtaatatattttaattcaaGTCTAAGActtatttcatgtaaattcttCAATAAAACCAATTCATAGAATTTCCATAACTTTGGTATCTGTGACTAAAATGTCTGTCCTTGATTCttccatattttgtatgtaagtTCCGGAATTAAATAGAtcatcaatatgaataaaacctTTGATATATAGTACATAAGTATAAACTAATCCCCTGTAGGTGTTTTTAATGGTTCATTGGTGTTTTGGTATTTTTAAGGGAGGGGTGATTTTGGTAATTATTTGGTGTTCTGTTTCCATGAATTCCATGAACCCCAAAAATGTTATGTAGCTATAAATTTAAATAGCGTTAGTATAGATGTGTCAATACACGTAATTGGTTGCCTTGCCCAATGGAAAAGTTACAGATATGGCCAAAatatatgtgtatttgttttccCGACTCTACCTACTTTATTGTTAGGAGGAAAAACAGTTAATGCAAGAATAATGCTGAACAATTGTATTTAGTAGTAAGTATATATAGACATGTAGAAGTATTCTGATAAGAGATTGATGACCTTTGCTATTACAGGTGAAATGGATAGTGAAGACTCTAAATCCGCCCTGTTACATCTAACCCAAGGCAATGATGATGTAGAAATGCAGAATTCGGCAAAAGATGAAGAGTCAGTCAGCGAATCTGGAGGAAAATATGCTATCGACTGGAAAAGGCGAGTCAAATCCGAGTTCATGAGGATTAAACACCTGAAGAAGTACAAAAAGACCGATGAATTAAAGGTATGGATGATGAGGTTTCATCAAATGAAAACTGTGGTAATTATTATACACTAATTTagaagcatacatgtacatgttttaatcCATTTTGTCATCAAATGTCAGTGTTTGAAACTAATGATAAAATTGTCTATTAACACTGCATAGGCATGTAACATTCATtgtctgtgtttattttgaAGTATTACAAGATGGTATGTTTTCATTGACAAAGTGCATGTAATACAAGTAAACagttactgtggaatcattacaTTTCGTGGGGCACAGTTTTCATGGATTTCGTAGATAGCCCTGCCAAACAGAGAACAGAATACACAATTTATGTAATGTTTTGatgaaaagaataaaaaaaacccaatataTTCACAAAAGTACATCCTAAAGAACCTGCAAATTTTTGATAATCCACAAAAATTGGCTACCACGAATTTAATCATTTCACAATACTTGCTCAATGTCCCTGAAttagaaaatactttttttaaGGTCAGTCTGACTTTTTATCTGCAtttttaaccttggtcataactttaAACAATAGAAGAAAAGAAACTTCATTTGATTAACCGAAAAGTCAAAGCTACATGACCAATAGAGGTCAAGATCAGATTCACCATGGTTAAGGTAACCATACTCGACGGCATACTGTTCCACGCTGACACCTTGTTCATTATCGATTCACGTGTAGAGTTGTATGTGTAGAATCAGAAATGAAGAAAGGTTTTCTTTGTAGGCAGCATTTGCAACAAACAGAACAACAATCAATGAACAACTCAAAGATCAGAAAGACTTCATAGATTCTCAGCCATCTTACACACTGCCACCTCCAGAGACGTTAAGTCACATTCCAGTCACAAAAAAGGTTAATCATCAATCATAGCTCCAACTGTTCATCTAATATACTTGTGCCAATATTTTTGACAATTACAATGGCATCATACCATAAATACTGTAATATGTGTATGCTGTAAATTCAATCTTTAGATGATCATACATGGTGCAGCCCTTATTTGATTTCAGTGTGATGTGAAAAGTAACCTGATGCCAGTTCAGACAACATTGCTCCGGGTTCTCAACAGTCTGCAGTCCATTCCAACCATGTATTGCTGGGCAGGACTTCAGCAAAATTTTATGGTGTGTTTACCCCTAAAAGTGATGGGTACATGATCCAAAAACAAACACTTTTTCATACTAAACCATAAGTTATATCTGTTCCAAATATTTGCTCATAAATACAAACAGAGTGCATAAcataacaaattaaaatttgagaaaatttaatgtactttatattgtatgatattttttgttttatgcaGGTTGAAGATGAAACCGTCTTGCACAATATACCCTACATGGGCGATGATGTCCTTGACAAAGATGTGACCTTCATTGAAGAACTTCTGAAGAACTATGATGGCAAAGTACATGGAGAGAAGCACTGCAATGTCATGGATAATGACACATTTGTGGAGCTCGTTAACTCTCTCTGGCTTAATTACCCTGATCCTGATGTGGAggaaggtaaaaaataaaacttttgatGGGTCGCATTATGGTATAGGCTTGTCTGTCTATCTGACAGTTGGCCTAAAGTCGGTCACTGTGGCTTCCTTGttgaattttatggctatacATACTCAAATTGTGTCTGGGTCATATCTTTTTTCACACTTTGAGGCCTAGGACTATCAAACCAGGTAAGCTGATATCTTGGGAGGAAGGTGTATTGTGACCcaaaaatatattactatgGCGTCCTTCTGGAATTTTATGGCTATGCATACTCAAATTGTGTCTGGATCATATCTTGCATACTGTGAGGCCAAGGACCATCAAAAttggtcagttgatgcatcttgggaGGAAAGTGGGTCACTGTGCTTCATTATGGAATTTCATGGctatgcatacatacaaatcaTGTCCAGATCATATTTTGAGCACTGTGAGGCTTAGGACCATTAAACACTTGGTAATTTGAtgcttcggggggggggggggggggggtagatgGGGATATTGCAACCCAAAAGCAGATCACTATGGCCTCCTTCTGGAATTACACTTGTCAGTGTCACAGCTTGTGACTTTAGATATGTAAACATAGATatgcattatgtacatgtagttctagACAGACGTATCATGTATCTCAGTAATGCACTTCATTATTTCAAAGTAGTCTTCTAATACCAGTatatcaacatacatgtaattatgtctcccctctttcggggggagacattgtttttgtactttctgtctgtctgtctgtctgtcacaaaatcttgtgaacgcttctcttCCTATATGGCTtgtcagatagacttgaaactttgtacaatgcttcattgccatttgtagatgtgcttATTatcaggacaggaggatccaattattttcttaaaagttgtactggatctaagaggggtggaggatgtaaaatagcttgtgaacacttttcctcctatatggcttatcagatagatttgaaactttgtttaatgcttcattgccattgttagatgtgcatattgttgggacaggaggatccaattattttcctaaaagttatagtggatccaagaggggtggaggatgtaaaaatagcttatgaactcttctcctatatggcttatgtGATAGACTTgacattttgtacaatactcCAATGCcctttgcagatgtgcatattgtatggacaggaggatccaatttttattctttaagttatagtggatctgagaggtggagggtgtaaaatagtttgtgaacacttctatgtggcttattggagttcataatggCTATGtccctgctcatgctttctcttccatatcatgcagtacattaaggggaggaagttttatttggggagctggggagacatctGTTTTTCATAGAAACAATCTCTAGTATTTCTATATTGCAAATAGAAACACACATATAGCTGtattaatgaaaacaataaattttttttttatactctTCGAATTTTATGTTCTGGATATCTCTTCTCATACCCCATGCTCATTAAGAGGGACAGATATATTGatcttttgattatttttttttctcaacaGCTGAAAGTATGGAACATTGTAACCAGGATGTGCAGAAGTCTGAGTTTCCCAGTGATGCCATCTTTGAGGCCGTATCTGCAGAATTCCCCGAGAAAGGGACTGCAGAACACCTAAAAGAAAAGTAATAACCTTCAATTTATTGACACTGTTATAAAGTCTCTGAATTTTATGTTTCTTGTGTGGTCATATAGACATTAGCTGCAGAACTCTAGCTCCCTAGTTGGAAACACTTGGAGCTATGGTGATGCATTGTataaaaatctgcaatttaagGCACTTTTTCTGGGCATTGTCCAAGTGTTTTATCtgtatattttttacttttctGTCTCAAAGATTTTGATATCGTTTGAGTACCATTaagtaagaaataaaatatattagatCCAAATCTTATTATCAGATACAAGGATTTAATAGAAGTTAAGGAAAGCAACCTACCTCCTGAATGTACACCGAACATTGACGGACCGAGTGCCCAGTCTGTGCCCAGGGACCAGACCATGCATTCATTTCACACCCTCTTCTGTAGACGCTGCTTCAAATATGATTGTTTCTTACATCGTAAGTTATTACATAGAATTATATCTTACATCGTAAGTTAATACAGTAGAATTATA is part of the Ostrea edulis chromosome 2, xbOstEdul1.1, whole genome shotgun sequence genome and harbors:
- the LOC125678862 gene encoding histone-lysine N-methyltransferase EZH2-like isoform X6, which encodes MMLPGSFYFLIGEMDSEDSKSALLHLTQGNDDVEMQNSAKDEESVSESGGKYAIDWKRRVKSEFMRIKHLKKYKKTDELKAAFATNRTTINEQLKDQKDFIDSQPSYTLPPPETLSHIPVTKKCDVKSNLMPVQTTLLRVLNSLQSIPTMYCWAGLQQNFMVEDETVLHNIPYMGDDVLDKDVTFIEELLKNYDGKVHGEKHCNVMDNDTFVELVNSLWLNYPDPDVEEAESMEHCNQDVQKSEFPSDAIFEAVSAEFPEKGTAEHLKEKYKDLIEVKESNLPPECTPNIDGPSAQSVPRDQTMHSFHTLFCRRCFKYDCFLHPYHPTPSMLTRKMPETKQETEPCGPNCYLHVVGLPDEKGDSGEVRKEEKSDISKKCKTRLQNKRKSTCFSGSSVDIKQETQKMDNWLPAEESLFRVIQDMHRTNYCTIAKLIQTKACIQVYNFALKEAAHIPDVTEDKALTPPRKKAKKKHKLWSMHCRKIQLKKDNNSSKMVHNYQPCDHPGLRCDENCPCIMSQNFCEKFCQCSGDCENRFPGCRCKAQCNTKQCPCFLAVRECDPDLCQMCGAAPSLSSLRHCRLGNLSQSTSREK